A section of the Oryza sativa Japonica Group chromosome 1, ASM3414082v1 genome encodes:
- the LOC4324522 gene encoding very-long-chain (3R)-3-hydroxyacyl-CoA dehydratase PASTICCINO 2A-like translates to MLVHLGGVEYPGQSHQPSRRFLPSRIFPAMAGNASGVRRLYLSLYNWIVFIGWVQVSWFMILALLKNGYEAVYAAVEQHLLFAQTAAIMEILHSIVGLVRSPVPSTVLQVTGRLFMIWGILWSFPETHSHILVTSLIICWCITEVTRYSFHGMKESFGFTPSWLFWLRYSTFIVCFPVGMVCEVVLIYIALPFMEMKAQQYQASEKSDKWSFSFNYFYANLFFMASFATVYPVLFRYLIALRKKALAKAKPHNY, encoded by the exons ATGCTTGTACATCTTGGAGGAGTAGAGTATCCCGGTCAAAGCCATCAGCCATCTCGACGTTTTCTTCCATCTCGCATATTTCCTGCAATGGCAGGGAATGCGTCAGGGGTGCGGAGGCTCTACCTCTCTCTCTACAACTGGATTGTCTTCATCGGATG GGTTCAGGTGTCGTGGTTCATGATATTGGCATTGCTGAAGAACGGATATGAGGCCGTGTATGCTGCCGTAGAGCAGCATCTGCTGTTCGCGCAGACTGCTGCAATCATGGag ATTCTTCATTCCATTGTAG GTTTGGTGAGGTCTCCAGTGCCTTCTACTGTTCTACAAGTTACTGGAAGGTTGTTCATGATCTGGGGCATCTTGTGGAGCTTCCCTGAG ACACACTCTCATATCCTTGTTACCTCCTTGATCATATGCTGGTGCATCACTGAG GTTACCAGATATTCTTTCCATGGCATGAAGGAGTCATTTGGATTTACACCTTCCTGGCTCTTTTGGCTTAG GTACAGCACCTTCATAGTATGCTTTCCTGTTGGTATGGTTTGTGAGGTTGTCCTAATCTACATTGCTCTTCCTTTCATGGAGATGAAG GCTCAACAATATCAGGCATCTGAGAAATCCGACAAATGGAGTTTCTCCTTCAACTACTTCTATGCCAATCTCTTTTTCATGGCTTCGTTTGCCACAG TATATCCAGTCTTGTTTCGCTACTTGATCGCCCTGCGGAAGAAGGCCTTGGCAAAAGCAAAACCACATAACTACTGA
- the LOC4324523 gene encoding uncharacterized protein: protein MGEPLLTTLSMENTNSHPCTRLSMDPAGSHAASGDSSGGGGGGGSTGAGGGGGGGGGDRELFIIPRRESAHPGPPDINLPLSADPSPPPPPHPPSWGIDQFDMLDVGLGTQTYESEVALTLPKLTGNGNTAVGVGARKCAKRGDSIWGAWFFFNHYFKPALVEKPKGKVTRDSSGSVSGFEKSDLRLDVFLVQHDMENMYMWVFKERPDNALGKMQLRSFMNGHSKHGEPSFPFSADKGFARSHRMQRKHYRGLSNPQCLHGIEIVSSPNLSAVPEAEMKRWAELTGRELNFSIPPEASDFESWRNLPSTDFELDRPLPLSSKITHGSHSHKKALNGSGLNLSTPPSSDDGMDLSPKCAKRRKDFFAHGADEDCVMANNSCSDREQEIEVHTGEPSWMHEFTGVAKHASGPVTAAKTIYEDDEGYLIMVSMLFSDPHSVKVSWRNTLTHGIVKISCVSTARMPFVKRHDRTFKLTDPFPEHCPPGEFVREIPLATRIPEDAKLEAYYDETGTGLEIMVPKHRVGPEEHEVQVCMRPPHLGENDLLLS from the coding sequence ATGGGAGAGCCCCTCCTCACCACCCTGTCCATGGAGAACACCAACAGCCATCCCTGCACCCGCCTCTCCATGGATCCCGCCGGGTCGCACGCGGCCTCGGGTGACTCctccggtggcggtggaggtggcggcagcaccggtgccggtggtggtggtggtggtggcggtggtgacaGGGAATTGTTCATCATTCCGCGGCGTGAATCTGCGCATCCAGGACCACCGGACATTAACCTGCCCCTTTCTGCAGACccctcaccaccaccgccgccgcatccgccgtcgTGGGGTATCGACCAGTTCGACATGCTTGATGTCGGTCTCGGCACGCAGACTTATGAGTCTGAGGTTGCGCTCACGCTTCCAAAGTTGACTGGCAATGGCAACACTGCGGTTGGCGTCGGTGCGAGGAAGTGTGCCAAGAGGGGGGACAGCATTTGGGGTGCATGGTTCTTCTTCAATCACTACTTCAAACCTGCACTTGTGGAAAAGCCGAAGGGCAAGGTGACACGGGACTCTTCTGGGAGCGTTTCGGGCTTTGAGAAGTCTGATCTTCGCCTTGATGTCTTCCTGGTGCAGCATGACATGGAGAACATGTACATGTGGGTTTTTAAGGAACGGCCTGACAATGCCCTCGGGAAGATGCAGCTCCGGAGCTTCATGAATGGGCATTCCAAGCATGGTGAGCCATCCTTTCCATTCAGTGCAGATAAGGGCTTTGCAAGGTCACACCGCATGCAACGAAAGCACTATCGAGGGCTGTCCAACCCACAATGCCTTCATGGGATAGAGATTGTGAGTTCACCAAATCTGTCAGCTGTTCCTGAAGCTGAAATGAAAAGGTGGGCGGAACTTACAGGAAGAGAACTTAATTTCTCAATTCCTCCTGAAGCAAGTGACTTTGAATCATGGAGGAATCTTCCAAGCACTGATTTCGAACTTGATAGGCCACTGCCACTGTCATCAAAGATTACACATGGCTCTCACAGTCACAAAAAGGCACTGAATGGTTCAGGTCTTAACCTTTCTACGCCACCATCATCAGACGATGGGATGGACCTTTCACCAAAATGCGCCAAGCGACGGAAGGACTTCTTTGCTCATGGTGCAGATGAGGATTGCGTGATGGCAAATAATTCTTGTTCTGACAGAGAGCAAGAGATAGAAGTTCACACAGGTGAGCCGTCATGGATGCATGAGTTCACTGGTGTAGCAAAACATGCAAGTGGACCTGTTACGGCTGCCAAGACAATATATGAGGACGATGAAGGCTACTTAATCATGGTGAGCATGCTCTTCTCTGATCCTCACAGTGTCAAGGTCTCTTGGAGGAACACATTGACACATGGCATTGTGAAGATATCGTGTGTGAGCACTGCTCGAATGCCCTTTGTTAAGAGACATGACAGGACATTCAAGTTGACTGATCCTTTCCCTGAGCACTGCCCTCCTGGAGAATTTGTGAGAGAGATACCTTTGGCTACAAGGATTCCAGAAGATGCAAAGCTCGAAGCGTATTATGACGAGACTGGCACTGGACTGGAAATCATGGTCCCCAAGCACCGAGTTGGACCCGAAGAGCATGAAGTCCAGGTTTGCATGAGGCCCCCACACCTTGGTGAAAACGATCTTCTTTTATCATAG
- the LOC4324524 gene encoding inner membrane protein PPF-1, chloroplastic isoform X2 gives MAKALLSSSLLPSLQPRAAAARLPMLTLPSLRRHGGRRASACRVRASLHGLDSIAGLDLHAALERAEAALYTLADAAVVAADAAAGGGGGGGGGGGEAAASVAQKNGGWFGFISEALEVVLKVLKDGLSAVHVPYSYGFAIILLTVIVKAATLPLTKQQVESTLAMQNLQPQIKAIQQRYAGNQERIQLETARLYKQAGVNPLAGCFPTLATIPVWIGLYQALSNVANEGLLTEGFFWIPSLGGPTTIAARQSGAGISWLLPFVDGHPPLGWHDTICYLVLPVLLVASQFVSMEIMKPPQTDDPSQKNTLLVLKFLPFMIGWFSLSVPSGLSIYWFTNNILSTAQQVWLRKLGGAKPVVNQGGSGIITAGRAKRTSAQPAQPGERFKQLKEEESKRKGNKALAAGDSDLSASTSEDEESDDETTEEGGPEERYNSSSNKKLPNYSGKKGKRSKRKRMVQ, from the exons ATGGCCAAGGCGCTCCTCTCCTCGTCGCTGCTCCCCTCGCTgcagccccgcgccgccgccgcgaggctgCCTATGCTGACGCTGCCTTCGCTGCGGAGGCACGGGGGCCGCCGCGCGTCGGCGTGCAGGGTGAGGGCGAGCCTCCACGGGCTCGACTCGATCGCGGGGCTCGACCTCCACGCCGCGCTGGAGCGCGCCGAGGCGGCGCTCTACAcgctcgccgacgccgctgtcgtcgcggcggacgcggcggcgggaggaggagggggtggcggtggtggtggcggtgaagcggcggcgtcggtggcgcaGAAGAACGGGGGGTGGTTCGGGTTCATCTCCGAGGCCTTGGAGGTCGTGCTTAAG GTGCTGAAGGATGGCCTGTCAGCTGTTCATGTGCCGTACTCTTATGGATTCGCCATCATTCTTCTCACTGTTATTGTGAAGGCTGCAACATTACCTTTAACGAAACAACAG gTCGAATCAACTCTGGCTATGCAGAATTTACAGCCACAGATCAAAGCAATTCAACAGAGATATGCAGGAAATCAG GAAAGGATACAGCTTGAGACTGCTCGGTTATACAAGCAAGCTGGAGTCAACCCTCTGGCAG GATGTTTTCCAACTTTGGCAACAATACCTGTCTGGATTGGCCTCTACCAAGCCCTTTCAAATGTAGCAAACGAG GGATTACTGACAGAAGGATTTTTCTGGATTCCATCTTTGGGAGGCCCTACAACAATTGCTGCTCGGCAAAGTGGTGCTGGCATTTCTTGGCTCTTGCCTTTTGTG GATGGCCATCCTCCATTAGGCTGGCATGACACGATATGTTATCTTGTGTTGCCTGTGCTACTTGTTGCTTCTCAGTTTGTCTCTATGGAAATCATGAAGCCACCCCAG ACTGATGATCCATCGCAGAAGAACACACTGCTTGTTTTGAAATTTCTTCCATTTATGATAGGGTGGTTCTCTTTGTCAGTGCCGTCAGGGTTGTCCATTTATTG GTTCACAAATAATATCCTCAGCACAGCCCAGCAAGTTTGGTTACGGAAACTGGGAGGAGCAAAGCCTGTTGTCAATCAGGGGGGTAGTGGGATAATTACTGCAGGACGAGCAAAACGTACGAGTGCTCAACCAGCCCAACCTGGTGAAAG ATTTAAACAGCTGAAAGAAGAGGAGAGCAAGAGAAAAGGCAACAAAGCGCTTGCTGCAGGAGATTCAGATCTTTCAGCCTCAACATCAGAGGATGAAGAGTCGGATGATGAGACTACTGAAGAG GGAGGACCTGAGGAAAGATACAATTCCAGTAGCAACAAGAAACTTCCAAATTACTCCGGAAAGAAGGGCAAAAGATCAAAGAGGAAGCGCATGGTTCAGTAG
- the LOC4324524 gene encoding inner membrane protein PPF-1, chloroplastic isoform X1, producing MAKALLSSSLLPSLQPRAAAARLPMLTLPSLRRHGGRRASACRVRASLHGLDSIAGLDLHAALERAEAALYTLADAAVVAADAAAGGGGGGGGGGGEAAASVAQKNGGWFGFISEALEVVLKVLKDGLSAVHVPYSYGFAIILLTVIVKAATLPLTKQQVESTLAMQNLQPQIKAIQQRYAGNQERIQLETARLYKQAGVNPLAGCFPTLATIPVWIGLYQALSNVANEGLLTEGFFWIPSLGGPTTIAARQSGAGISWLLPFVDGHPPLGWHDTICYLVLPVLLVASQFVSMEIMKPPQTDDPSQKNTLLVLKFLPFMIGWFSLSVPSGLSIYWFTNNILSTAQQVWLRKLGGAKPVVNQGGSGIITAGRAKRTSAQPAQPGERFKQLKEEESKRKGNKALAAGDSDLSASTSEDEESDDETTEEQGGPEERYNSSSNKKLPNYSGKKGKRSKRKRMVQ from the exons ATGGCCAAGGCGCTCCTCTCCTCGTCGCTGCTCCCCTCGCTgcagccccgcgccgccgccgcgaggctgCCTATGCTGACGCTGCCTTCGCTGCGGAGGCACGGGGGCCGCCGCGCGTCGGCGTGCAGGGTGAGGGCGAGCCTCCACGGGCTCGACTCGATCGCGGGGCTCGACCTCCACGCCGCGCTGGAGCGCGCCGAGGCGGCGCTCTACAcgctcgccgacgccgctgtcgtcgcggcggacgcggcggcgggaggaggagggggtggcggtggtggtggcggtgaagcggcggcgtcggtggcgcaGAAGAACGGGGGGTGGTTCGGGTTCATCTCCGAGGCCTTGGAGGTCGTGCTTAAG GTGCTGAAGGATGGCCTGTCAGCTGTTCATGTGCCGTACTCTTATGGATTCGCCATCATTCTTCTCACTGTTATTGTGAAGGCTGCAACATTACCTTTAACGAAACAACAG gTCGAATCAACTCTGGCTATGCAGAATTTACAGCCACAGATCAAAGCAATTCAACAGAGATATGCAGGAAATCAG GAAAGGATACAGCTTGAGACTGCTCGGTTATACAAGCAAGCTGGAGTCAACCCTCTGGCAG GATGTTTTCCAACTTTGGCAACAATACCTGTCTGGATTGGCCTCTACCAAGCCCTTTCAAATGTAGCAAACGAG GGATTACTGACAGAAGGATTTTTCTGGATTCCATCTTTGGGAGGCCCTACAACAATTGCTGCTCGGCAAAGTGGTGCTGGCATTTCTTGGCTCTTGCCTTTTGTG GATGGCCATCCTCCATTAGGCTGGCATGACACGATATGTTATCTTGTGTTGCCTGTGCTACTTGTTGCTTCTCAGTTTGTCTCTATGGAAATCATGAAGCCACCCCAG ACTGATGATCCATCGCAGAAGAACACACTGCTTGTTTTGAAATTTCTTCCATTTATGATAGGGTGGTTCTCTTTGTCAGTGCCGTCAGGGTTGTCCATTTATTG GTTCACAAATAATATCCTCAGCACAGCCCAGCAAGTTTGGTTACGGAAACTGGGAGGAGCAAAGCCTGTTGTCAATCAGGGGGGTAGTGGGATAATTACTGCAGGACGAGCAAAACGTACGAGTGCTCAACCAGCCCAACCTGGTGAAAG ATTTAAACAGCTGAAAGAAGAGGAGAGCAAGAGAAAAGGCAACAAAGCGCTTGCTGCAGGAGATTCAGATCTTTCAGCCTCAACATCAGAGGATGAAGAGTCGGATGATGAGACTACTGAAGAG CAGGGAGGACCTGAGGAAAGATACAATTCCAGTAGCAACAAGAAACTTCCAAATTACTCCGGAAAGAAGGGCAAAAGATCAAAGAGGAAGCGCATGGTTCAGTAG